A genomic region of candidate division WOR-3 bacterium contains the following coding sequences:
- a CDS encoding DUF6588 family protein — MKVTKLHLIFLLFLNPLFCQQDYEVLAEKIKKISEDLLEGYTQPLITSFGTGIATGLFHSARSHKFLGFDIGLRAMVIQIPEFARYFDTQVLTCSLVNNHLVYDSLVLDSVSTIFGPRNTTYVPVTGNAVGIPPYIPGGFNLSLVPLAVPQVDIGLISGSELLIRYVPFTFKGSRVEFLGLGFKQHINRLPFMKGISLPLDIALGGVLQDFGIKDAAGYKIVASKNWALQMILSKDLIAFEPMLGLGLERTKVYFAYEFEFEIPDTTYSGQRIKVKKDVDVEIVAQNSYRAIVGFTFKLGIFYLHYDYNFLACYHTHNFGLGLTFR, encoded by the coding sequence ATGAAGGTAACCAAGTTACATTTAATTTTTTTATTATTTTTAAACCCTCTCTTTTGCCAACAGGATTATGAGGTACTCGCCGAAAAGATAAAAAAGATAAGTGAAGACCTCCTTGAAGGTTATACCCAACCCTTGATCACCTCTTTCGGAACAGGTATTGCAACAGGTTTGTTTCATAGTGCGCGTAGCCATAAATTCTTAGGATTTGATATCGGTCTTAGGGCGATGGTGATTCAAATTCCTGAGTTTGCCCGATATTTTGATACCCAGGTGCTCACCTGTTCGTTGGTAAACAATCATCTCGTTTATGATTCTTTAGTGCTGGATAGTGTCAGCACAATTTTTGGTCCCCGGAATACTACCTATGTCCCGGTCACAGGCAATGCGGTTGGTATCCCTCCGTATATTCCCGGTGGCTTTAATCTTTCGTTGGTTCCACTGGCAGTACCCCAGGTAGATATCGGGCTGATTTCTGGTTCAGAGTTGCTTATCAGATATGTTCCATTCACCTTTAAAGGTTCGCGTGTTGAGTTTCTTGGTCTGGGCTTCAAACAGCATATAAATCGTCTTCCTTTTATGAAAGGTATCTCTCTTCCTTTAGATATCGCGCTCGGAGGTGTGCTCCAGGATTTTGGAATAAAGGATGCCGCCGGTTATAAGATTGTCGCGAGTAAAAATTGGGCACTTCAGATGATTCTCTCCAAAGATCTGATTGCATTTGAACCGATGCTAGGCTTGGGGTTGGAGAGGACAAAGGTTTATTTTGCCTATGAGTTTGAATTTGAAATTCCAGATACGACCTACTCTGGACAGCGCATAAAAGTGAAAAAAGATGTGGATGTTGAAATCGTCGCCCAAAATAGTTATCGGGCAATAGTTGGATTTACTTTTAAGTTGGGCATTTTTTATCTACATTACGACTACAATTTTCTCGCCTGTTATCACACACACAATTTCGGTTTAGGATTGACCTTCCGATAA
- a CDS encoding T9SS type A sorting domain-containing protein, whose product MIDRVNLSVIILSGLFSIATAQWLETTIYIPDSLCGVIEPCAFTYNSTNNKIYVGGGGSRVIVIDGATNQKIAAIPVGVKISDLCYNPTNNKVYCANYFSNDVTVIDGATDSVITTISVGIQPCALCYNSTNNKVYCANEYSDNVTVIDGATNSVITTISVGDGPWALCYNPANNKVYCANAASDNVTVIDGETNSVITTISVGDGPWALCYNPTNNKVYCANEYSDNVTVIDGATNSVITTISVGDRPWALCYNPANNKIYCANNWSNDVTVIDGATDSVITTISVGIQPCALCYNPTNNKVYCANGYSDNVTVIDGATNGVITTISVGDRPWALCYNPTNNKVYCANEYSDNVTVIDGATNGVITTISVGDRPWALCYNPANNKVYCANYFSNDVTVIDGATDSVITTISVGIQPCALCYNSTNNKVYCANEYSDNVTVIDGATNGVITTISVGDGPCALCYNSTNNRVYCANAASDNVTVIDGVTNSVITTISVGDVPSTLTCNPPQNRIYVANYLGSSISILRDIVGIEEGLWGNSECLHLKIFPNPLHSFTSITYSLSRPANVWFRIYDVAGRCVRTLVSEKQEPGWHNVNWDGRDDRMVRLAPGIYFLRIEVDGYRLTSKMVVL is encoded by the coding sequence ATGATAGATAGAGTAAATTTAAGTGTAATTATACTATCAGGGCTGTTTAGCATTGCCACTGCCCAGTGGCTTGAGACGACCATCTACATTCCTGATTCACTCTGTGGCGTCATAGAACCTTGTGCCTTTACATATAATTCTACAAACAACAAAATTTATGTTGGGGGTGGAGGCAGCCGTGTAATCGTAATTGATGGTGCAACAAACCAGAAGATTGCAGCAATCCCTGTGGGTGTTAAAATTTCTGACCTTTGTTATAATCCCACCAATAACAAGGTTTATTGTGCTAATTACTTTAGCAATGATGTTACGGTTATTGATGGTGCGACCGATAGTGTGATTACCACTATCAGTGTGGGAATCCAACCCTGTGCCCTTTGTTATAATTCCACCAATAACAAGGTTTATTGTGCTAATGAATATAGCGATAATGTTACGGTTATTGATGGTGCGACCAATAGTGTGATTACCACCATCAGTGTGGGAGATGGACCTTGGGCTCTTTGTTATAATCCGGCCAATAACAAGGTCTATTGCGCCAATGCGGCTAGCGATAATGTTACGGTTATTGATGGTGAGACCAATAGTGTGATTACCACCATCAGTGTGGGAGATGGACCTTGGGCTCTTTGTTATAATCCCACCAATAACAAGGTTTATTGTGCTAATGAATATAGCGATAATGTTACGGTTATTGACGGTGCGACCAATAGTGTGATTACCACCATCAGTGTGGGAGATAGACCTTGGGCTCTTTGTTATAATCCCGCCAATAACAAGATCTATTGTGCTAATAATTGGAGCAATGATGTTACGGTTATTGATGGTGCGACCGATAGTGTGATTACCACTATCAGTGTGGGAATCCAACCCTGTGCCCTTTGTTATAATCCCACCAATAACAAGGTTTATTGTGCTAATGGATATAGCGATAATGTTACGGTTATTGATGGTGCGACCAATGGAGTGATTACCACCATCAGTGTGGGAGATAGACCTTGGGCTCTTTGTTATAATCCCACCAATAACAAGGTCTATTGTGCTAATGAATATAGCGATAATGTTACGGTGATTGATGGTGCGACCAATGGAGTGATTACCACCATCAGTGTGGGAGATAGACCTTGGGCTCTTTGTTATAATCCCGCCAATAACAAGGTTTATTGTGCTAATTACTTTAGCAATGATGTTACGGTTATTGATGGTGCGACCGATAGTGTGATTACCACTATCAGTGTGGGAATCCAACCCTGTGCCCTTTGTTATAATTCCACCAATAACAAGGTTTATTGTGCTAATGAATATAGCGATAATGTTACGGTTATTGATGGTGCGACCAATGGAGTGATTACCACCATCAGTGTGGGAGATGGACCTTGTGCCCTTTGCTACAATTCGACCAATAACAGGGTCTATTGCGCCAATGCGGCTAGCGATAATGTTACGGTTATTGACGGTGTGACCAATAGTGTGATTACCACCATCAGTGTAGGAGATGTGCCTTCGACTCTGACCTGTAATCCGCCACAGAACCGTATTTATGTAGCAAATTATTTGGGCTCGAGTATCTCAATCCTCCGGGACATTGTGGGAATAGAGGAAGGTCTGTGGGGCAATAGCGAATGCTTGCACCTTAAAATCTTTCCTAATCCCTTACATTCCTTTACCAGCATTACCTATAGTCTTTCCAGACCTGCAAATGTCTGGTTCAGAATCTATGATGTGGCAGGTCGGTGTGTGAGGACACTTGTCAGTGAAAAACAGGAGCCTGGTTGGCACAATGTCAATTGGGATGGCAGGGATGATAGGATGGTAAGATTGGCGCCCGGAATTTATTTCTTGCGCATTGAGGTGGATGGTTATCGCCTGACCTCCAAGATGGTGGTTTTGTAA
- the tig gene encoding trigger factor, producing the protein MEYQIVNETDTEKEVEFKIGAQELEPYIDQSIEKLRSRIAIKGYRKGRAPKTLIRARYYDALKAEAINDLILDMYQKVLTEKKWQPVSNPELVNFNDTGEIRFNLKFEIQPDFEVENYKGLELFKEDPLPMDYLYEQALNRLREDYADITETHKPAAVDDFITLDLEIIEGEKIVEHQSDIVIKLGDRSFPDELNRALVGVKKGERKEVPINNQIYRIQIKKIEEKILPDINDDFARMLNYANLAEMEKGLKEMLEREEEMRLREELEENLARILLERYRFPVPKSLVEREFQMIIKSGNHPDNESTRERFLPVAEKRARLNLILEKIAQKENIQVSDARVKEFAQKNGMTESEIRGEMLEYLRKIVLRNETLQFLLNNSKIVQKSRILTPEEAKNVDRSIRH; encoded by the coding sequence TTGGAATACCAGATTGTGAATGAGACCGATACTGAGAAAGAGGTTGAGTTCAAGATCGGTGCCCAGGAACTTGAACCTTATATTGACCAGTCGATTGAAAAGTTGCGCTCGCGTATCGCAATCAAAGGATATCGGAAGGGCCGAGCGCCTAAGACCCTGATTCGGGCTAGATACTACGATGCCCTAAAGGCGGAAGCAATAAATGATTTAATCTTGGATATGTACCAGAAGGTTCTCACCGAAAAGAAATGGCAACCGGTCTCCAACCCCGAATTGGTGAATTTCAATGATACCGGGGAGATAAGATTTAATCTTAAGTTCGAAATCCAGCCGGATTTTGAAGTTGAAAATTATAAGGGGCTGGAGCTATTCAAAGAAGACCCGTTGCCAATGGATTATCTATATGAACAGGCATTGAATCGCCTGCGGGAGGATTATGCCGATATCACCGAGACGCATAAGCCGGCGGCGGTTGATGATTTCATAACCCTGGATTTAGAGATTATTGAAGGCGAAAAAATTGTTGAACACCAGTCCGATATTGTGATAAAGCTCGGTGACCGGAGTTTCCCAGATGAATTAAATCGGGCATTGGTCGGGGTAAAGAAAGGTGAACGTAAAGAGGTTCCCATCAATAATCAGATTTATCGAATTCAAATCAAAAAGATTGAAGAAAAGATTTTACCAGATATAAATGATGATTTTGCCCGGATGCTTAATTACGCAAATCTTGCTGAAATGGAGAAAGGATTGAAGGAGATGTTGGAGAGAGAAGAAGAGATGCGCTTGCGCGAGGAGCTGGAAGAGAATTTAGCCCGGATTTTACTCGAGCGTTATCGTTTTCCGGTGCCCAAATCTTTGGTCGAAAGAGAGTTCCAGATGATAATCAAAAGTGGTAATCACCCGGATAATGAAAGCACCCGGGAACGATTTTTGCCCGTTGCGGAGAAAAGGGCAAGACTGAATTTAATTCTGGAAAAGATTGCCCAGAAAGAGAATATTCAGGTATCAGATGCACGCGTAAAAGAGTTTGCCCAAAAAAACGGGATGACCGAAAGCGAGATAAGAGGTGAGATGTTAGAGTATTTAAGAAAGATCGTGCTTCGGAATGAAACCCTCCAATTTCTTTTGAATAATTCAAAAATTGTGCAAAAAAGCAGGATTTTAACACCCGAGGAGGCAAAAAATGTTGACCGTTCCATTCGTCATTGA
- a CDS encoding methylglyoxal synthase: protein MMNYKRIKMKAKKNIALIAHDNKKQDLLEWVKYNKDSLREHNLYATGTTGLLIQKETGLEVIRFKSGPLGGDQQVGAKIADGEIDFLIFLWDPMEPLPHDVDVKALLRLSVVYNIPVACNRATADFLISSPLMKTEYERLLVDYELHRLEAWSERLKD from the coding sequence ATGATGAATTATAAAAGGATAAAGATGAAGGCGAAAAAGAATATTGCACTTATTGCTCATGATAATAAGAAACAGGATTTGCTGGAATGGGTGAAGTATAATAAGGATTCGCTTCGGGAACATAATCTCTATGCGACCGGAACAACCGGTTTGCTCATACAAAAAGAGACTGGACTTGAGGTTATCAGGTTTAAGAGCGGTCCTTTGGGTGGTGACCAGCAGGTAGGTGCCAAAATTGCTGATGGTGAAATTGATTTTTTGATTTTTTTATGGGATCCGATGGAACCCCTCCCGCATGATGTTGATGTTAAGGCGTTATTACGTTTATCGGTCGTATACAACATCCCGGTCGCCTGTAACCGGGCAACTGCCGATTTTTTGATTTCTTCGCCGTTGATGAAGACCGAATACGAACGTTTGCTTGTGGATTATGAGTTGCACCGGTTAGAGGCGTGGAGCGAGCGCCTTAAAGATTGA
- a CDS encoding nucleoside kinase codes for MDNQKKCVEEINCLNRWRRYQSTLSFILFVATKKLFPDSHLRIEHSISQGFYCLLNRKLIDKDLMAIDLRMREIIRANLSIERFTLSRSRAIKLFERNNQRDKVKLLRSINIEKINVYRLDKYFDMYPNPPFEKTGMVDKFYLTNFPPGFIIVFPNWQNLDSLPPYIPQPKLARIFNEYLNWVQILGITDVADLNRAIKNGQGADIIRVAEALHEKKIVYIADRITSDKRKVVLIAGPSSAGKTTFTKRLAVQLMVNGFRPILISTDDYFLPHSRTPKDKFGRLDFESIRAVDIELLNKHLLSIIRGEEVTLPRFNFIKGKREKGRTVRLPKNGIVMVEGIHCLNEDLTPHIPKNLKFKIYISALTQLNIDDHNRISTTDTRMMRRIVRDTHYRGYTVQGVLTQWGRVRAGEEQNIYPFQEEADEMFNSALIYESAVLKKYCVPLLKKVEKSDPFYPEVKRLLDYFALFSDLNDRDVPSNSILREFIGGSSFVY; via the coding sequence ATGGATAACCAAAAAAAATGTGTTGAAGAAATAAATTGTTTAAATCGCTGGCGGCGTTATCAGTCCACACTTTCATTTATTCTTTTTGTGGCTACTAAAAAATTATTCCCGGATTCTCACCTGCGGATAGAACATTCTATCAGTCAGGGATTTTACTGTCTTTTGAATCGTAAACTCATTGATAAAGATTTGATGGCGATTGATTTAAGGATGCGCGAGATCATTCGTGCCAATCTGTCGATTGAAAGATTTACCCTCAGCCGTTCCCGGGCCATAAAATTGTTTGAGCGGAATAATCAGCGCGATAAAGTAAAACTGCTCCGGAGCATCAATATTGAAAAAATCAATGTTTACCGGCTGGATAAATATTTTGATATGTATCCCAATCCCCCATTTGAGAAAACAGGGATGGTGGATAAATTTTATCTCACCAATTTCCCACCAGGTTTTATAATCGTTTTTCCCAACTGGCAGAACCTTGATTCACTACCTCCTTATATCCCCCAACCTAAATTAGCCCGGATATTCAACGAATACCTCAACTGGGTGCAGATTCTGGGTATCACTGATGTTGCGGATTTGAACCGGGCGATAAAAAATGGCCAGGGTGCAGATATCATCCGGGTCGCCGAGGCACTTCATGAAAAGAAGATTGTCTACATCGCAGACCGGATAACTTCGGATAAAAGAAAGGTAGTCTTGATTGCGGGTCCAAGCAGTGCGGGTAAGACGACATTCACCAAAAGATTAGCCGTCCAGTTAATGGTCAATGGATTCAGGCCCATCCTCATTTCTACCGACGATTATTTCTTACCCCACAGTCGGACGCCAAAAGATAAATTCGGTCGGCTGGATTTTGAATCCATCAGGGCCGTGGATATTGAACTTTTGAATAAACATCTATTATCAATTATCCGGGGAGAAGAGGTCACTCTACCCAGGTTCAATTTTATTAAAGGCAAGCGGGAAAAGGGAAGAACAGTTCGCCTACCCAAAAATGGGATTGTCATGGTAGAAGGTATCCATTGTCTGAATGAAGATCTCACACCACACATTCCCAAAAATCTCAAATTCAAAATTTATATCAGCGCCCTTACCCAGTTGAATATTGATGACCATAATCGCATCTCCACAACCGATACCCGGATGATGCGCCGGATTGTCCGAGATACCCATTATCGGGGTTATACGGTGCAAGGGGTTTTGACCCAGTGGGGGAGGGTGCGGGCTGGTGAGGAGCAAAATATCTATCCTTTTCAGGAAGAGGCGGATGAGATGTTTAACTCAGCCTTGATCTATGAATCCGCCGTTTTGAAGAAATATTGTGTGCCTTTACTGAAAAAGGTGGAAAAAAGCGATCCATTTTATCCGGAGGTAAAAAGATTGCTTGACTATTTTGCATTATTTTCCGATTTAAATGACCGGGATGTCCCTTCCAATTCCATCCTGCGTGAATTCATAGGTGGTAGTTCATTTGTCTATTAA
- a CDS encoding YggS family pyridoxal phosphate-dependent enzyme: MNIKENIERLQERIVHAALRAHRNPEEITIVAVTKTVPPERIMEALECGIKIIGENRVQEAKEKFPHIGARAEWHMVGHLQTNKVKDALKIFSLIHSLDSVKLAAEIEKRATEPVDCLIEVNTSGETTKFGVKPEELFSFYEAIKDYKKIRVKGLMTIGPGWAVTDPEASRASFRLLRDLRDELAQAYDQQFPILSMGMTSDFEVAIEEGANMIRIGTAIFGPRV, encoded by the coding sequence ATGAACATAAAGGAGAACATTGAGCGTCTGCAGGAAAGGATTGTACATGCAGCGCTGCGGGCCCACCGTAATCCAGAGGAGATTACTATTGTGGCAGTGACCAAGACCGTGCCCCCGGAGCGGATTATGGAGGCGCTGGAGTGTGGTATAAAAATCATCGGTGAGAACCGCGTCCAGGAGGCAAAGGAGAAATTTCCACATATTGGAGCGCGCGCTGAATGGCATATGGTGGGGCATCTCCAGACCAACAAAGTTAAGGATGCCCTGAAGATATTCAGCCTCATCCATAGCCTTGATTCGGTGAAACTCGCGGCTGAGATTGAAAAAAGGGCGACAGAACCCGTTGATTGTCTCATTGAGGTTAATACTTCCGGCGAAACCACAAAATTTGGGGTCAAACCCGAGGAACTTTTCTCATTTTACGAGGCAATAAAGGATTATAAAAAAATAAGAGTTAAGGGTTTGATGACCATTGGTCCGGGTTGGGCAGTAACCGATCCAGAGGCCTCCCGGGCATCCTTCCGTTTACTCCGGGATCTGCGTGATGAACTCGCCCAGGCCTACGACCAGCAGTTTCCTATCCTCTCCATGGGGATGACTTCAGATTTTGAAGTAGCAATTGAGGAGGGAGCCAATATGATTCGCATCGGCACTGCAATATTCGGACCCCGTGTGTGA
- a CDS encoding patatin-like phospholipase family protein, with protein MLALVLGGGAAKGYAHIGVIKFLEELNIKPDIIVGASMGSLIGGFYAKGFTAKAMEEIALKIDKKRKKTLFKFQPSKKGLINGKNVVKFLAPYLSATRIEELPVRYAAVATDIEENTEIILDRGDLLEAIRASIAIPIVFTPHKYLGRTLIDGGFINPVPVDVALKLGAEKIIAVNVLNRYEYPQISITPQNKPEKDYNLKDIFLRTFDLISSRLIAYDFNQLKEGVWIDINTKGIGLSEFEKAKEAIILGYNQAERYREPLLRLSTNK; from the coding sequence ATGCTGGCACTCGTTCTCGGTGGTGGTGCTGCCAAAGGTTACGCCCATATCGGGGTGATAAAATTTCTTGAAGAATTGAACATTAAGCCCGATATCATCGTGGGTGCGAGCATGGGTTCACTAATCGGCGGTTTTTATGCCAAAGGTTTCACTGCCAAGGCGATGGAAGAAATTGCCCTAAAGATCGATAAAAAGAGAAAAAAAACATTGTTCAAATTCCAGCCCTCAAAAAAAGGTCTGATCAATGGGAAAAATGTCGTCAAATTTCTGGCGCCCTACCTCAGTGCAACTCGGATTGAAGAATTGCCGGTAAGATATGCCGCCGTGGCAACAGATATTGAAGAAAACACAGAAATCATCCTTGACCGTGGTGATTTACTGGAAGCAATAAGGGCATCAATCGCCATTCCGATCGTCTTCACCCCTCATAAATACCTGGGTCGGACTCTGATTGACGGAGGATTTATCAACCCGGTGCCGGTGGATGTAGCACTGAAACTCGGGGCAGAAAAGATCATTGCAGTAAATGTTCTCAATCGTTATGAATATCCGCAAATCAGCATAACCCCCCAAAATAAACCAGAAAAAGATTATAATCTAAAAGATATCTTCCTCCGAACCTTTGATTTGATCAGTTCCCGGTTAATTGCTTATGATTTTAATCAACTCAAAGAAGGTGTCTGGATAGATATCAATACCAAGGGGATTGGTTTAAGTGAATTTGAAAAGGCCAAAGAGGCAATAATTTTGGGCTATAACCAAGCAGAAAGATACAGAGAACCCTTGCTCCGCCTTTCCACTAACAAGTGA
- the clpP gene encoding ATP-dependent Clp endopeptidase proteolytic subunit ClpP has protein sequence MLTVPFVIEQTGRGERAYDIYSRLLKERIVFIGTPIDDTVANLVIAQLLFLEAEDASKEIYLYINSPGGIVSSGLAIYDTMQYIKPPVSTICIGMAASMAALLLAGGTKGKRFALPHSRIMIHQPEGAFQGQAADIEIHAREVLKIRELLNKLLAKHTGKSEEKIAKDTDRNYFMSAEEAKEYGIIDEVIETRKA, from the coding sequence ATGTTGACCGTTCCATTCGTCATTGAGCAAACCGGTCGGGGAGAACGGGCATATGATATCTATTCCCGACTCCTGAAAGAACGGATCGTGTTCATTGGCACACCCATTGATGATACAGTTGCCAATCTGGTCATTGCTCAGTTGTTATTTTTAGAGGCCGAAGATGCTTCAAAGGAGATTTACCTTTACATAAATTCCCCTGGAGGAATTGTATCATCGGGTCTGGCGATTTATGATACCATGCAGTATATCAAACCACCGGTCTCCACAATTTGCATTGGTATGGCGGCAAGTATGGCAGCATTATTACTTGCAGGTGGGACAAAGGGAAAGCGGTTTGCCTTACCCCATTCCCGGATCATGATTCATCAGCCCGAAGGTGCATTTCAAGGACAGGCCGCAGATATTGAGATTCATGCCCGGGAAGTTTTGAAGATTCGTGAACTTTTGAACAAACTGCTGGCAAAGCATACTGGAAAATCGGAAGAAAAAATTGCCAAAGATACCGACCGGAATTATTTCATGTCTGCTGAAGAGGCCAAGGAGTATGGGATTATTGATGAGGTGATTGAGACGAGGAAGGCATGA
- the clpX gene encoding ATP-dependent Clp protease ATP-binding subunit ClpX: MNTKIYCSFCQRPKSAVKRLFRGTHAYICDECVKLCNELLEDEKKSLYQPNFVLPKPQDIKSFLDQYIIGQERAKKVISVAVYNHYKRTMITDDDIELQKSNILLIGPTGTGKTLLAETLSRLLHVPFSISDATPLTEAGYVGEDVENILLRLIQAANYDIKAAEIGIVYLDEVDKIARKGDSPSITRDVSGEGVQQALLKILEGTIAHCPPHGGRKHPEQEYIPINTKKILFILGGTFAGIEDIIMRRLKKTKIGFLSDSEISNLSYDEILARVEPEDLIKYGMIPEFVGRVPVIAPFHKLSKAALIEILTKPKNALLKQYAKYFEMEGVKLEFTDEAIEEIVNQAMKYDTGARALRSIVENYMLDIMFNLPNLSGIEKCIITREVIVNNAPPEYVKTTKRRAQ; encoded by the coding sequence ATGAACACTAAGATCTACTGCTCCTTCTGCCAACGGCCGAAATCTGCAGTGAAAAGGCTTTTCCGGGGCACCCATGCCTATATCTGTGATGAATGTGTAAAACTCTGTAACGAATTGTTGGAGGATGAGAAGAAGTCGTTGTATCAACCCAATTTCGTTTTACCCAAACCCCAGGATATTAAGTCTTTTTTGGACCAGTATATAATCGGTCAGGAACGCGCCAAAAAGGTAATTTCGGTGGCGGTTTATAATCACTACAAACGCACCATGATTACCGATGACGATATCGAATTACAAAAGAGCAACATTCTGCTCATCGGTCCAACCGGAACTGGAAAGACCCTTCTCGCTGAAACCTTATCCCGGTTGCTCCATGTGCCTTTTTCCATTTCCGATGCTACACCCTTGACTGAGGCAGGATATGTGGGTGAGGATGTCGAAAATATTTTGCTGCGGCTCATCCAGGCAGCAAATTATGATATCAAAGCGGCCGAGATCGGAATTGTTTATCTCGATGAGGTGGATAAGATCGCCCGGAAAGGAGATTCCCCCTCCATCACAAGAGATGTCTCAGGCGAGGGGGTCCAGCAGGCATTATTAAAAATCCTTGAGGGAACGATTGCCCATTGCCCACCCCATGGGGGTAGGAAACATCCGGAACAAGAGTATATTCCGATCAATACTAAAAAGATTTTGTTTATCCTCGGCGGAACTTTTGCCGGGATCGAGGATATAATAATGCGCCGTTTGAAAAAGACCAAAATCGGCTTTTTGAGCGATTCAGAAATTAGTAATTTAAGTTATGATGAAATCCTCGCCCGAGTGGAACCTGAAGATTTGATCAAATACGGCATGATACCGGAATTTGTGGGTAGAGTGCCGGTCATCGCACCATTTCATAAATTGTCGAAGGCGGCACTGATTGAGATTCTCACCAAGCCTAAGAACGCGCTTTTAAAACAATATGCGAAATATTTTGAAATGGAAGGTGTGAAACTGGAATTTACGGATGAGGCGATTGAAGAGATTGTCAATCAAGCAATGAAATACGATACGGGTGCCCGGGCACTTCGTTCCATTGTGGAGAATTATATGCTTGATATAATGTTCAACCTTCCAAATTTATCTGGAATTGAAAAGTGTATCATTACCCGGGAGGTGATTGTCAACAATGCACCCCCAGAATATGTGAAGACAACCAAACGGCGTGCGCAGTAA